Proteins encoded in a region of the Prochlorothrix hollandica PCC 9006 = CALU 1027 genome:
- the cas2 gene encoding CRISPR-associated endonuclease Cas2, with protein sequence MLLYVVTYDIPSDKRRKAVSDLLEGYGRRVQYSVFECLLTVKKYEELQRRLRPRLKGEEDAVRFYPLSGHTLGQVVVWGGVPLTEVPGSVII encoded by the coding sequence ATGCTGCTCTATGTGGTGACCTATGATATTCCCAGTGATAAGCGCCGCAAGGCGGTGTCGGATTTGCTGGAGGGGTATGGTCGGCGGGTACAATACAGTGTGTTTGAGTGTTTGCTGACGGTGAAGAAGTATGAGGAGCTACAAAGGCGCTTGCGGCCACGGCTCAAGGGGGAGGAGGATGCGGTGCGGTTTTATCCCCTATCGGGCCATACGTTGGGGCAGGTGGTGGTATGGGGGGGGGTTCCGCTGACGGAGGTG